The DNA sequence CGCGGTGTCGGTCTCCGATAAATTGGCCCCACCAAGAGCATTAGGCTCCCACGGACAACTCTCAGTCATGGAACTTGACCCACCAAACTTTGAGACTGTTCTGCGTTTTGATGATGGACTAGTTCTAAAAACTTGTGACATCTTCTTCGACAGCCCCTTGTTCTTCCTGTGACCATGCTCTGAGGTGGACATTTCTCTGTCGTTAACTTCAACCTTAAGGAACAACGTAAACTCTGTCTCCCTTATTCTACAATTGTTCGGGCAAAGGGTGAAACTTGTTGATACATGCATCTTCCCAACATATGGCAAATCACTGTCGGGAATCTGGTGACCCTTTTGGCCACCCTTGTTCAAATGAAACTCGTACACATTGTCCAAAGCCTTGTTATCTGCCGAGTTTACCTTCATCGATCTTGCTACATAGACCTCCTTCTGATCATCTgcagaaaaaacaaaatgaggAATCCCGTGCTTCCATGTACATTGGATCATTCCCTGAGATAGAGTAGAAGAAGCTGAAGATAACCGATCAGAACAAGTAGAGGTTGTGCTGGAAGTGGAAACAAGCCTTTTATGAACAGAAATGGAACCATACTTATGACttggtttttccttttctaatttataCAACGAAGTGATGGGTAAATCAGTAGGAGAGTCCATGAAATCATAGCATACCAATCCTTCAGGATCAGAGAAGTTCATCCTGTTCAAATTGTCGCTTCTATGTGCAGCACCAAATTGCTGAAGAAGTGTgctattcaatatatttatcataCTCTTGGTTCCCATTATTGTACCTAAAGTCCACCGATCCCCAGTATCAGCACCTATAACCACTCTCCCAGTTTCCCTAGCCATAGGACATTCAAAGACAAAATGCCCTGAACCACCAAAAAATTTCGCTGTGTTCAAGCTTTCTGATAAAGTCTCCATGTTTGTGGCTCTTAATGCAGTGTTGTGTATAAATTCAAGGCAGCGTCGGACATATTTCTCGTCCACACTCACCACATGCTTTGGGATCCTACTGTCCAATCCATGGACTCGTCGAAAGAacaaatctttgaagaaaaattTGCTAATTCGTGATTGGATTGCATTTGCAGCTATTGCCCGTTGAGAGTTTGATCTTTTAATCAACTTCTTTAACTGTGTTTTTGAAGAGTCTTCCTCTGAC is a window from the Vigna unguiculata cultivar IT97K-499-35 chromosome 7, ASM411807v1, whole genome shotgun sequence genome containing:
- the LOC114190900 gene encoding uncharacterized protein LOC114190900, with product MENTGLWIQKEGHRRKCSLLGILNDREMSEEDSSKTQLKKLIKRSNSQRAIAANAIQSRISKFFFKDLFFRRVHGLDSRIPKHVVSVDEKYVRRCLEFIHNTALRATNMETLSESLNTAKFFGGSGHFVFECPMARETGRVVIGADTGDRWTLGTIMGTKSMINILNSTLLQQFGAAHRSDNLNRMNFSDPEGLVCYDFMDSPTDLPITSLYKLEKEKPSHKYGSISVHKRLVSTSSTTSTCSDRLSSASSTLSQGMIQCTWKHGIPHFVFSADDQKEVYVARSMKVNSADNKALDNVYEFHLNKGGQKGHQIPDSDLPYVGKMHVSTSFTLCPNNCRIRETEFTLFLKVEVNDREMSTSEHGHRKNKGLSKKMSQVFRTSPSSKRRTVSKFGGSSSMTESCPWEPNALGGANLSETDTANCEMAAIVVKSHVPCKRAEKVRGGWGLKFLNKSGGDQVTVASESCDKNNGECSTSMSILIPAGFHGGPRTRNGGPSSLIERWRSGGHCDCGGWDEGCPLTVLERRSNKAEVLSKIDTQYECKSVDLVTQGSNDFGPTLRMVNVHDGLYYIHFHPPLSALQSFSIAVAIIHAQSPTLQPNLAQELS